In Streptomyces sp. NBC_00878, a single window of DNA contains:
- the egtC gene encoding ergothioneine biosynthesis protein EgtC, whose translation MCRHLAFLGPEEPLGRLLVDPAHSLFRQSWAPRRQRHGTVNADGFGVGWYAEGDPVPARYRRTGPIWGDQSFADLARVVRSGALLAAVRDATVASADGEAAAAPFAADRWLFSHNGAVTGWPRSLAPLARTMPAADLLSMEARCDSALVWARLLNRLRGGDEEGQALADTVLDVAAAAPGSRLNLLLTNGEVIAATAWGDTLWYLTEPGRRTVVASEPYDDDPHWQEVPDRTLLAASRTDVLLTPLKDVEEHLASAPPKEPRT comes from the coding sequence ATGTGCCGTCATCTCGCGTTCCTGGGACCCGAGGAGCCGCTCGGCCGGCTCCTCGTGGACCCGGCGCACAGCCTCTTCCGGCAGTCGTGGGCGCCACGGCGGCAACGGCACGGGACCGTCAACGCCGATGGTTTCGGGGTCGGTTGGTATGCCGAGGGCGATCCGGTGCCGGCCCGCTACCGGCGTACCGGGCCGATCTGGGGCGACCAGTCGTTCGCCGATCTGGCGCGGGTGGTGCGCTCGGGCGCGCTGCTCGCCGCGGTGCGCGACGCGACCGTGGCGAGTGCGGACGGGGAGGCCGCGGCGGCGCCGTTCGCCGCGGACCGCTGGCTGTTCAGCCACAACGGCGCGGTCACCGGCTGGCCGCGTTCCCTGGCCCCGCTCGCCCGGACAATGCCCGCCGCGGACCTGCTGTCGATGGAGGCGCGCTGCGACTCGGCGCTCGTCTGGGCGCGTCTCCTGAACCGGCTGCGCGGCGGCGACGAGGAGGGCCAGGCGCTCGCCGACACGGTCCTCGACGTCGCGGCGGCGGCCCCCGGTTCACGGCTCAACCTCCTGCTCACCAACGGCGAGGTGATCGCCGCCACCGCCTGGGGCGACACGCTCTGGTATCTGACCGAGCCCGGCCGGCGCACCGTCGTGGCGTCCGAGCCGTACGACGACGATCCGCACTGGCAGGAAGTGCCGGACCGCACCCTGCTGGCCGCGAGCCGCACGGACGTCCTGCTGACACCGCTC